A single window of Solanum dulcamara chromosome 5, daSolDulc1.2, whole genome shotgun sequence DNA harbors:
- the LOC129888452 gene encoding heavy metal-associated isoprenylated plant protein 30-like: MVNLLEKLFGSFVSAITSYCVFNYHHPHHQQGTNKHKMTKARPLSLQTVELKVRMCCSGCERVIKDAVFKLRGVESVSVEIEMEKVTVVGYVDRNKVLKAVRRHGKRAEFWPYPNPPLYFTSSNNYFKDMTSEYRDSYNYWRHGYNVADKHGNLHVTHRGDDKVSNLFNDDNVNACCLM, translated from the exons ATGGTTAACTTACTAGAGAAATTATTTGGCTCTTTTGTTTCTGCCATCACTAGTTATTGTGTCTTTAACTATCATCATCCTCATCATCAACAAGGTACCAACAAACACAAAATGACTAAGGCTCGACCACTTTCTTTACAG ACAGTGGAACTCAAAGTAAGGATGTGTTGTAGTGGGTGTGAGAGAGTTATTAAAGATGCTGTCTTCAAGCTTAGAG GAGTAGAGTCGGTGTCAGTGGAGATAGAGATGGAGAAAGTGACGGTGGTGGGATATGTGGATCGAAATAAGGTGCTAAAAGCAGTGCGAAGGCATGGGAAGCGAGCGGAATTCTGGCCATACCCAAATCCACCACTATACTTCACATCTTCAAATAACTACTTCAAAGATATGACAAGTGAGTACAGAGACAGCTACAATTACTGGAGGCATGGTTATAATGTTGCTGACAAACATGGCAATCTTCATGTTACTCATCGAGGTGATGACAAAGTTAGTAACCTATTTAACGATGATAACGTTAATGCATGTTGCCTCATGTGA